Proteins encoded in a region of the Paenibacillus sp. W2I17 genome:
- a CDS encoding LysM domain-containing protein: MSRSREVWLSFNNNAERLRLPVNPPDITIGNASQTTTVDVAGIGEVAIINDPVLKTFEFNSFFPATWGPYCEYEDIPNPKQAVAMIEKWKASSKPIRFLVSGTAWNFAATVEDFVHREEGGDVETIYYDLSLREYKFVTIRKLDTSKKASNGSTKVTTSSTAARPSTKTTPASYTVKSGDSLWKIAQANGTTWQKLAELNKIKAPYTIKPGQGLKLK, from the coding sequence ATGAGTCGGAGTCGTGAAGTTTGGCTATCATTTAACAACAACGCTGAGCGGTTGCGCCTTCCGGTCAATCCTCCAGATATCACAATCGGTAACGCCAGCCAAACTACAACAGTGGACGTGGCTGGGATCGGTGAAGTGGCCATAATCAATGATCCGGTTCTCAAGACGTTCGAGTTCAACAGCTTCTTCCCCGCAACTTGGGGGCCATATTGCGAGTATGAGGACATTCCGAATCCTAAACAGGCTGTAGCCATGATTGAAAAGTGGAAGGCATCAAGCAAACCGATCCGTTTCCTTGTTTCTGGTACCGCTTGGAATTTCGCGGCAACGGTTGAAGACTTTGTGCACCGGGAAGAAGGCGGAGACGTCGAAACGATCTATTATGACTTATCTCTTAGAGAATACAAATTCGTGACGATTCGTAAGCTTGATACATCCAAAAAGGCCAGTAATGGAAGCACGAAGGTGACCACGAGCAGCACGGCGGCACGACCAAGTACAAAGACGACACCAGCCAGTTACACGGTGAAGTCTGGCGACAGCTTATGGAAGATCGCACAAGCAAACGGAACAACGTGGCAGAAGCTTGCTGAACTGAACAAAATCAAAGCACCTTACACGATCAAGCCAGGGCAGGGGCTGAAGCTGAAATGA